The Streptomyces durmitorensis genome contains the following window.
AGGCCGTGGAGACGACGGAAGCCGAGGCTCCGGCCACGAAGCCGCGCCGCCGCACCCGCAAGGCTGCGGAGCCGGTGGCCGAGGTCGCGGAAGCGGCCGAGACCGAGACTCCCGCCACGAAGCCGCGAGCACGGCGCACGCGCAAGGCAGCGGAGACCGTGGTCGACACGGTCGAGGCAATCGAGGCGGAGGCGCCCGCAGCCAAGCCGCGCCGCCGCACCCGCAAGGCGGCCGAGCCGGTCGTCGAGGCCGAGGCTACGGAGGCACCCGAGGCCGAGGCCCCGGCCACGAAGCCGCGAGCACGGCGCACGCGCAAGGCAGCGGAAGCCGTGGTCGACACGGTCGAGGCAGTCGAGGCGGAGGCGCCCGCAGCCAAGCCGCGCCGCCGCACCCGCAAGGCAGCCGAGCCGGTCGTCGAGGCCGAGGCTACGGAGGCACCCGAGGCGGAGGCCCCGGCCACCAAGCCGCGGGCACGCCGCACGCGCAAGGCAGCAGAAGCCGTGGTCGACACGGTCGAGGCCGAGATTCCCGCTCAGCCGACGGAGGAGACCAAGCCGCGCCGCCGTACGCGCAAGGCTGCGGAGGCTCCGGTTGCCGCCGAGGAGGCCGCCGTCACCAAGCCGCGCCGCAGGGCCCGCAAGGTGGCTGCGCCGGCCGAAGCGCCGGAGAGCTGAAGCTCCACCGAGTTCTGAACCGAAGGCCCGGCCCCCTCACAGGGACGCCGGGCCTTCGGCGTACCACCCCCCGGGCAACTCCCTTTCACCACCGCCCAGTTGAAGCCACCTCCCGCGCCCCCAACCTCTCCCACCCACCCGATCCCCCCGCAGCAACGGGGCACCCCAACAGCCCCAACCCGGCGCTCCGCGCCGAACCTTTCCCGCCCACCCACCCGTTTGCCCCGCAGCCAAAGGGTGACCGGATGAGCGGGCGGGGAGAACCCACGCGCGGAAACGGGCGGGCGGGAAGGATCCGCACAGGACAACAGGCAGGTGGGCGGAAAGGATCCGCGCGGGCAACGAGCGGCCGGACCAGGACAACCCGCGCGGGCCGACGAGCGGCCGGGGAGGGACAACCCGCGCGGGGCGACGAGCGGCCAGGGAGGACCCGGGGCAACGAGCGGCCGGGGAGGCCCCGGGGCAACGAGCGGCCGGGGAGGCCCCGGGGCAACGGACGGACGAGGAAGGTCTGAAAACGCGGGGCAACGGGTGGGTGGGCGGGAAGGATCCGGCGCGAAGCGCCGGGACAGCTGATCGCGCAACACCGGTGACAAGCCCCCACCCAGCCCCTCCCACCGCGGAGCAACGGGCGGGTGGGCGGGAAAGATCCGGCGCGAAGCGCCGGGACAGCTGATCGCACGACACCGGCGGCCAGCCCCACACCCAGCCGCCCTCCCCACCGCGGAGCAACAGGCAGGTGCGCGGGGAAGAACCGGGCGCGAAGCGCCGGCCCCGTTCCCGCAGGGCACCCCGGCGACCAGCCCCCACCCAGCCCCCTCCCCACCGCGGGGCAAACGGGCGGGTGGGTGGGGAGGATCCGCGCGGAGCGCGGGAAAGCCGCCCGCGGGCACCGCCGGCCCGAGTAACCGCCCACGCCCCCCGGGCGGGACGCACCGGCCCCACCCCCCGCACCGCCCCGCGAAGGCCGCTAGCCTCAGACGCATGAGCAGGCCCCCGACCTTCACCCCGCCCCCCGGCGTCGACGCCCACCGCCTCCGAACGGCCCGCGGCGACTTCGCCGCGCTCGACGCCCGCCCCCCGGCCGGCCAGGCCAAGGGCACGGTCCTCCTGCTCCCCGGATTCACCGGGAGCAAGGAGGACTTCATCGCCCTGCTCAAGCCCATCGCAGATGCCGGGTATCGAGCGGTTTCCGTCGACGGCCGGGGGCAGTACGAGACCGAAGGCCCGGCGAAGGACGAATCCCCTTACATCCAGGCCGAGTTGGCCCAGGACGTCCTCGCCCAGACCGAAGCCGTCGGCGGCACCCCGCACCTTCTCGGCCACTCCCTCGGCGGCCTCATCGCCCGCGCCGCCACCCTCAGCGCCCCCGCCGACACCTTCGCCTCGCTCACCCTCATGTCCTCCGGCCCCGCCGCCGTCTCGCCCTCGCAGCAGGACCGCGCCAAGATGCTGACCGACGCGCTCGCCGCCCTCTCCATGGCCGACGTATGGGCGGCCATGCAGGCCCTTGACCCGCCCGAGGACGCCGACCTCGACGGTGCGGCCCTGCGCACGCGCTGGCTGCGGCACAGCCCCGCCCAGCTCATCGCCACCGGCAAGCAGCTCTGCGCCGAGCCCGACCGCGTCGCGGAGCTCGACGCCGTCCCCTTGCGCAAGCACGTCATCTCCGGCGAGCGCGACGACACCTGGCCCATCGCCTGGCTCGACGACATGGCGGACCGGCTGCACGCCCACCGCACAGTCGTCACCGGCGCCGAGCACTCCCCCAACACCGACCGGCCGACGGAGACGGCCGCCGCCCTCATCGCCTTCTGGGACCAGGGAACAACAACAACAGGAAACAACAACAACGCGTAGGGGCTGACCCCGTACAGCCGCCGACCCCTCAGCGACTAGTACCGCGTCTGCAAGTTCTCCCAGAACCCGTCCCGCAGCGCCCGCCGCAGATCCGACTGCCCCCGCAGCGAGTACGCCAGCAGCTTCTCGGCCTCCACCAGGAGCTCCTGGTCCACCGACCCCGGCAGATAGGGATGCCCCGGCAGCAGGTCGACCAGCGCCGCGCGCCCCCGCTCGGCCAGCCACTTCGCGGCGATCTGCGCGCCCACGAAACGGACGTCCTCGCGCGAGGGCCGGGGCGTGCCCACCGCCTCGTACGTCGCCGTGGCGGCGCGCCGGGACACGTACGGCTTGAAGAAGTCCAGGTCGAACGTGCGCTGGCTGTCGACCTCCCACAGCAGCGGCTCCGCCTGGTTGCGGCCGCCCTCGGACGCCTCGATGCCCCACAGGTGCACCCGCGCGCCGTACCCCTGCGCCGCCTCCACCGCCGAGACCAGGTCCTCGTCGCCCCCGATCAGGGCCGCGTCGCTGATGGCGCGGTGCCGGGCCAGTGAC
Protein-coding sequences here:
- a CDS encoding alpha/beta fold hydrolase — its product is MSRPPTFTPPPGVDAHRLRTARGDFAALDARPPAGQAKGTVLLLPGFTGSKEDFIALLKPIADAGYRAVSVDGRGQYETEGPAKDESPYIQAELAQDVLAQTEAVGGTPHLLGHSLGGLIARAATLSAPADTFASLTLMSSGPAAVSPSQQDRAKMLTDALAALSMADVWAAMQALDPPEDADLDGAALRTRWLRHSPAQLIATGKQLCAEPDRVAELDAVPLRKHVISGERDDTWPIAWLDDMADRLHAHRTVVTGAEHSPNTDRPTETAAALIAFWDQGTTTTGNNNNA
- a CDS encoding NYN domain-containing protein produces the protein MNDEIDISAQISVQLERANGLLERVLAEVAKTPSTHAIFVDAGYVYAAAGRLAVGTEDRRAFDLDAEGLIEAFIDKARTIFADSRLLRVYWYDGARRRIHTVEQQSIAELPDVKVRLGNLNANNQQKGVDSLIRTDLESLARHRAISDAALIGGDEDLVSAVEAAQGYGARVHLWGIEASEGGRNQAEPLLWEVDSQRTFDLDFFKPYVSRRAATATYEAVGTPRPSREDVRFVGAQIAAKWLAERGRAALVDLLPGHPYLPGSVDQELLVEAEKLLAYSLRGQSDLRRALRDGFWENLQTRY